Proteins encoded together in one Lathyrus oleraceus cultivar Zhongwan6 chromosome 5, CAAS_Psat_ZW6_1.0, whole genome shotgun sequence window:
- the LOC127081575 gene encoding FBD-associated F-box protein At5g18780, whose translation MIHSSSSQEYSETSMEESPDRLTNLSDCVLLPIKICGIQWKNLRKQLPTRSLTSSPPDPKEDRLSNLPDCILLHILSLLNIKEAIHTCIVSKRWRNLWKHLPSLSLSSSDFPSIEGFTKFVSQILSQRDASTSLHALKLDSKILIKQPGLFERILKYAVSHNIQHLQIVGNHDFELFRSCFASCHTLTSLSVFNIFPHQEVIFSKYLNFPALRSLHISNVIFPDGDDPFSAFPKLNTLTIAHFQILGEQNLSITSATLLELTIQSYSVLHKIKLSTPNLCTISLIGFPFQILSGSHLTSVKHVYIDTKKCLLDNFVKPLLGNLVKPLSDLRSWFLELTNIKSLTISTYTLQVLSLVPDLLKVEFPSLCNLKLLNIEMKPAADRLSNKLIDTKLILDYLLQNSPSAKVRFIKFAPKRNIDYLAKIVSTRIRIGAGGSVRHFFWQDEQ comes from the exons ATGATTCACTCTTCATCATCACAAGAGTATTCTGAAACATCAATGGAAGAATCTCCAGATAGGTTAACTAATTTATCCGACTGTGTTCTTCTTCCCATAAAAATTTGTGGTATCCAATGGAAGAATCTCCGGAAGCAGCTTCCAACTCGTTCATTAACCTCTTCTCCACCCGATCCAAAAGAAGACCGGTTGAGTAATTTACCAGATTGCATTCTTCTTCACATACTCTCATTGTTGAACATCAAAGAAGCCATTCATACTTGCATTGTGTCCAAACGATGGAGAAATCTCTGGAAGCATCTTCCATCTCTTTCATTAAGTTCTTCGGACTTTCCGAGTATCGAAGGTTTCACTAAATTTGTATCTCAGATTTTGTCTCAACGTGATGCCTCAACCTCTTTGCATGCTCTCAAACTTGACTCAAAGATTCTCATTAAGCAGCCTGGTCTATTTGAAAGGATTTTAAAATATGCTGTTTCACACAATATTCAGCATTTACAAATAGTTGGCAATCATGATTTTGAACTCTTTAGATCTTGTTTTGCTTCATGTCACACTTTAACATCTCTTTCTGTTTTTAATATTTTTCCGCATCAAGAAgtaatattttccaaatatttgaATTTCCCAGCGTTAAGAAGCTTACACATAAGTAATGTAATCTTTCCTGATGGTGATGACCCCTTTTCAGCATTTCCCAAATTGAATACTTTGACCATTGCTCATTTTCAAATTTTAGGTGAACAAAACCTATCCATAACAAGTGCAACCCTTCTCGAATTAACCATACAATCATATTCTGTCCTCCACAAAATCAAGCTGTCTACTCCGAATCTTTGTACTATTTCTTTGATCGGCTTTCCTTTTCAGATACTATCCGGAAGCCATCTTACTTCTGTTAAACATGTATACATTGATACGAAAAAGTGTCTGCTAGATAATTTTGTAAAGCCTCTTTTAGGTAATCTTGTAAAGCCTCTTTCAGACCTACGGAGCTGGTTTCTAGAGCTTACTAATATCAAATCATTGACTATATCTACTTACACTCTTCAG GTTCTCTCCTTAGTTCCTGATTTGTTGAAGGTTGAGTTTCCTTCCCTATGTAACTTGAAGTTATTGAATATCGAAATGAAACCAGCTGCAGATAGATTATCCAACAAATTAATAGATACCAAATTAATATTGGACTATTTGCTTCAAAACTCTCCATCAGCAAAAGTTCGGTTCATTAAATTCGCTCCAAAG AGAAATATCGATTATTTAGCTAAAATTGTTTCGACAAGAATAAGAATAGGAGCAGGAGGATCGGTTCGACATTTTTTTTGGCAGGATGAACAATGA